From the Phoenix dactylifera cultivar Barhee BC4 chromosome 10, palm_55x_up_171113_PBpolish2nd_filt_p, whole genome shotgun sequence genome, one window contains:
- the LOC120112186 gene encoding pentatricopeptide repeat-containing protein At3g48250, chloroplastic-like → MVLRARSFLDSQIAHAFEPTIASMSSARLRPLLYSLLRSTPKPPALPPNFSTAVSPDSDLPVPASPPTQESILRVLKKLDKSPPKALAFFNRITSQCGFKPAHLTYNLVLQILCHKDSMKDFWAFLKSVDDAGHTIDRRTYVTLLANFKKHKMAAESSALTQFYSRAMAKAASDAAIDSAAKLILGSKEWSEAVEKKLQDLNLSLSEIVVAKVLRIMRRFPSKALAFFRWAGQRPGYKHGLVAYNAMARILGREDSIGEFWSLVREMKGEGHEMDVDTYVKLSRRFQKTMMMREAVELYELMMDGPYKPAIQDCSVLLRRIARSGADLELVFRVVRKYEAAGYSLSKVLYDGIHRSLTSIGRFAEAEEILKRMKLAGYEPDSITYSHLVYGLCKVKRLNEACKVLDNMEADGCVPDLMTWTALIQGHCSIGEVDEALELLTKMIERNYEADADVLDVLVKGLCSKRRVDSAYTLVVEMMNTHVRPWQATFKYLIQELLSVRMLEEALKVLNSMKSHRFPPFADPFPPYIAKYGTIEDARDFLNALTVNNYPSSMTYLHVFKSFLQEGRYSEAQDLLSKCPRYICEHGEISKLFSSIKAGNAA, encoded by the coding sequence ATGGTGTTGAGGGCTCGCTCATTCCTCGATAGCCAAATAGCGCATGCGTTCGAGCCCACCATCGCGTCCATGTCCTCGGCTCGCCTCCGTCCCCTCCTTTACTCCCTCCTTCGCTCGACCCCAAAACCCCCCGCCCTTCCTCCCAACTTCTCCACCGCCGTCTCCCCGGACTCCGATCTCCCGGTCCCCGCTTCCCCTCCAACCCAGGAATCCATCCTCCGTGTCCTCAAGAAGCTCGACAAAAGTCCCCCAAAGGCCCTGGCCTTCTTCAACCGCATCACGTCCCAGTGTGGCTTCAAGCCCGCCCACCTCACCTACAATCTCGTGCTGCAAATTCTCTGCCACAAGGACTCCATGAAGGATTTCTGGGCCTTCCTCAAGTCCGTGGACGACGCCGGCCACACCATCGACCGGCGCACGTACGTCACCCTCCTCGCCAACTTCAAGAAGCACAAGATGGCCGCGGAGTCCTCCGCCTTGACCCAATTCTACTCCCGAGCCATGGCGAAGGCCGCCTCCGATGCCGCCATCGACTCCGCCGCCAAACTCATTCTTGGCTCGAAGGAATGGAGCGAGGCGGTCGAGAAGAAATTGCAAGACCTCAATTTGTCGTTGTCGGAGATTGTGGTCGCGAAGGTCCTTCGAATAATGCGACGTTTCCCTTCAAAGGCACTGGCTTTCTTCCGATGGGCGGGGCAGAGGCCGGGGTACAAGCACGGGTTGGTGGCGTACAATGCTATGGCTCGGATTCTTGGAAGGGAGGATTCCATTGGAGAATTCTGGAGCTTGGTTCGGGAGATGAAGGGCGAAGGGCATGAGATGGATGTGGACACGTATGTAAAGCTCTCGAGGCGGTTTCAGAAGACTATGATGATGAGGGAAGCAGTGGAGCTCTATGAGCTCATGATGGATGGCCCCTACAAGCCGGCAATTCAGGACTGCAGTGTGCTTCTGAGGCGGATTGCACGGAGTGGAGCGGACCTTGAGTTAGTTTTTAGAGTTGTGAGGAAGTATGAGGCTGCTGGGTATTCACTGTCGAAGGTCCTCTATGATGGGATTCATCGGTCGCTGACCAGCATTGGGAGGTTCGCCGAAGCTGAGGAGATCTTGAAGAGGATGAAGCTTGCAGGTTATGAACCGGATAGCATCACTTATAGCCATTTGGTCTATGGACTCTGCAAGGTTAAGAGATTGAATGAGGCTTGCAAGGTTTTGGACAACATGGAAGCTGATGGTTGCGTTCCCGACCTTATGACTTGGACTGCTTTGATTCAAGGGCATTGTTCGATAGGTGAGGTCGATGAGGCCTTAGAGTTATTGACAAAGATGATTGAAAGAAATTATGAAGCAGATGCTGATGTTCTGGATGTCTTGGTGAAAGGTTTGTGTAGTAAGAGAAGGGTGGATAGTGCCTACACTTTAGTTGTTGAAATGATGAACACCCATGTAAGGCCATGGCAGGCTACCTTTAAGTATTTGATCCAAGAACTACTGAGTGTAAGAATGCTTGAAGAGGCATTGAAGGTTCTCAATTCAATGAAGAGCCATAGGTTTCCTCCTTTCGCAGACCCTTTTCCTCCCTATATAGCCAAGTATGGGACAATTGAGGATGCTAGGGATTTTCTGAATGCATTAACAGTGAACAACTACCCGTCATCTATGACCTATTTACACGTCTTCAAGTCCTTCCTCCAAGAAGGCAGGTATTCTGAGGCTCAAGATTTACTTTCTAAATGCCCTCGCTATATCTGTGAGCATGGTGAGATCTCTAAGCTCTTCAGTTCTATTAAAGCTGGGAATGCTGCTTGA
- the LOC103723160 gene encoding uncharacterized protein LOC103723160, with translation MGLYAMPSPAEAGLPFVLLANALLPIVLLMGGVRWAILRVMGSDGGEEWQEETLEPMMASRAGAGVRVTRFKFLSQKDGGVRDCCVCLHGFEGEEEVEQWKGLKRLFY, from the exons ATGGGGCTGTATGCCATGCCGAGCCCAGCAGAGGCTGGCCTTCCTTTTGTTCTATTGGCAAATGCTTTGCTTCCAATAGTACTGCTGATGGGTGGGGTGAGATGGGCCATTCTTAGAGTGATGGGATCTGATGGTGGCGAGGAGTGGCAGGAGGAGACGTTGGAGCCAATGATGGCGAGCAGGGCAGGAGCTGGAGTTCGTGTGACCCGGTTCAAGTTTTTGAGCCAGAAGGATGGTGGAGTTCGGGATTGCTGTGTGTGCCTCCATGGGtttgaaggagaggaagag GTTGAACAgtggaagggattgaagaggcTTTTTTACTGA
- the LOC103723163 gene encoding pentatricopeptide repeat-containing protein At1g08070, chloroplastic-like produces the protein MTVIPVFLPTNAVPTPSLIPTSPKTLLLEQCKTLRDLHQIHAHLIKTGAVLHPAVAENLLESSALVVPGSLDYALQVFRHTPSPHTQAHNILIRAFILSGSPCEALRLFLLMLDRAVPPDKHTLSCILKACSRLSSLEHGKQIHAFILKCGLGSEDFVQNSLIHMYASCGEVGIARGLFDEMPDRGIVTWNAIFAGYFKAGEWTEVVSLFRQMLEAGLTFDEVTLISVLTACGRSGVLDLGEWINGYIEANGMKGSQSLVTSLVDMYAKCGEVEKARRLFDEMPYRDVVAWSAMISGYTQSNQCREALALFHEMQEADVDPNEVTMVSVLSSCAVLGALETGKWVHSYIKRKRMQLTVTLGTALVDFYAKCGCIENAIEAFENMPRKNAWTWTVLIQGLASNGQGRDALKLFYSMLEANFQPTDVTFIGVLSACSHAGLVEEGRQFFDCMTRHYGIEPRIEHYGCMVDILGRAGLIEGAYHFIKNMPIEPNAILWRTLLASCKIHKNVEIGEESLKQIVKLEPRHSGDYILLSSIYASVGRWEDAVKVRNQMKEKGIKKTPGCSLIEVDGVINEFFAEDSTHPQSKEIYDKVDEMIMKIKVVGYVPNIADARLDAEEDEREVSVSHHSEKLAIAYGLIKSTPGATVRVSKNLRVCTDCHIATKMISKVYEREIVVRDRSRFHHFRDGNCSCKDYW, from the coding sequence ATGACCGTTATCCCTGTCTTCCTTCCGACCAACGCCGTCCCAACCCCCTCCCTGATCCCCACCAGCCCCAAAACCTTACTCCTCGAGCAATGCAAGACCCTCCGAGACCTGCACCAAATCCACGCCCACCTCATCAAAACCGGTGCCGTCCTCCACCCGGCCGTCGCCGAAAACCTCCTCGAATCCTCGGCCCTCGTCGTCCCTGGCAGCCTCGACTACGCCCTCCAGGTCTTCCGCCACACCCCATCCCCCCACACCCAAGCCCACAACATCCTCATCCGTGCCttcatcctctccggctcccccTGCGAGGCCCtccgcctcttcctcctcaTGCTCGACCGCGCCGTTCCCCCTGACAAGCACACCCTCTCTTGCATCCTCAAGGCCTGTTCCAGGCTCAGTTCTCTTGAACATGGGAAACAAATCCATGCTTTTATCCTGAAGTGTGGCCTCGGCTCGGAGGACTTTGTTCAGAATAGCTTGATCCATATGTATGCTAGCTGTGGCGAGGTTGGAATTGCACGAGGCCTTTTCGATGAAATGCCTGACAGAGGGATTGTTACGTGGAATGCCATATTTGCGGGCTACTTCAAGGCTGGGGAATGGACGGAGGTTGTTAGCTTGTTTCGTCAGATGTTGGAAGCAGGACTAACTTTTGATGAAGTGACACTGATCAGTGTCTTGACGGCATGTGGACGGTCGGGGGTCTTGGACTTGGGGGAGTGGATTAATGGGTATATAGAGGCAAATGGGATGAAGGGTAGTCAAAGTCTAGTGACGTCCTTGGTAGACATGTATGCTAAATGTGGCGAGGTTGAGAAGGCGCGGAGGTTATTTGACGAAATGCCATATCGGGATGTTGTTGCTTGGAGTGCAATGATTTCTGGTTATACTCAGTCGAATCAATGTAGGGAAGCACTTGCTCTTTTCCATGAGATGCAAGAGGCTGATGTTGATCCCAATGAAGTCACCATGGTCAGTGTTCTCTCTTCTTGTGCAGTTTTGGGGGCTCTTGAGACTGGCAAGTGGGTCCATTcctatataaaaagaaaaagaatgcaGCTTACTGTTACCCTTGGCACTGCACTTGTTGATTTCTATGCAAAGTGTGGATGCATTGAGAATGCAATTGAAGCCTTCGAGAATATGCCAAGGAAGAACGCATGGACTTGGACAGTGCTGATCCAGGGGCTGGCAAGTAATGGGCAGGGAAGGGATGCCCTCAAGCTCTTCTATTCCATGCTAGAAGCTAATTTCCAGCCGACTGATGTGACTTTTATTGGTGTTCTCTCTGCTTGCAGTCATGCAGGTCTAGTTGAAGAGGGCCGACAATTTTTTGATTGCATGACTCGTCATTATGGTATTGAGCCAAGGATCGAACACTATGGTTGCATGGTTGATATTCTAGGGCGAGCTGGTTTGATCGAAGGGGCATATCACTTTATCAAGAATATGCCTATTGAACCTAATGCCATTCTGTGGAGAACATTATTGGCTTCTTGTAAAATTCACAAGAATGTGGAGATTGGGGAAGAATCATTGAAGCAAATTGTCAAATTGGAGCCTAGACATAGTGGGGACTACATACTTCTCTCAAGCATTTATGCATCAGTGGGTAGATGGGAGGATGCAGTAAAGGTGAGGAATCAGATGAAGGAGAAAGGGATTAAGAAAACTCCAGGGTGCAGCTTGATTGAAGTGGATGGGGTGATCAACGAGTTTTTCGCCGAAGATAGCACTCACCCACAATCAAAGGAGATATATGATAAAGTTGATGAGATGATCATGAAAATTAAGGTGGTTGGTTATGTGCCTAACATAGCTGATGCAAGACTAGATGCTGAGGAAGATGAGAGGGAAGTATCAGTCTCTCATCATAGCGAGAAGTTGGCCATCGCCTATGGGTTAATCAAATCTACTCCTGGAGCAACTGTTAGGGTGTCGAAGAATCTCAGAGTATGCACAGATTGCCACATAGCAACTAAGATGATATCTAAGGTTTATGAGAGAGAAATTGTGGTGAGAGATAGAAGTAGATTCCATCATTTCAGGGATGGAAATTGTTCTTGCAAGGATTATTGGTAA